A window of Halomonas sp. GFAJ-1 contains these coding sequences:
- a CDS encoding sodium-independent anion transporter, whose translation MRLERWVPLVGWLRRYQQAQFSRDALAAVIVTLMLVPQALAYALLAGLPPEMGLYASMLPLVLYAIFGTSASLAVGPVAVAALMTASALSGFATPGSPEYIGAALVLAALSGLILIAMGVLRLGFLVNFLSHPVISGFITASGILIAISQLKHILGVEASGHNVIELLAALFGQWQQVNVITLMIGLGVWGYLLVCRKHLQQWLIALGASVSVSGIVVKAAPISAVMVTTLLAWGFSLDQHGVDVVGFVPSGLPAIALPSLDQSLWVGLLPAALLISLVGFVESVSVAQTLAAKRRQRIDPNQELIALGMANLGAGVSGGSPVSGGFSRSVVNFEAGAATPLAGAFTALGIVLATLLLTDLLAFLPTATLAATIIVAVSTLIDLPAVKRTWQYSRSDGMAMVATLLLTLLHSVEVGIVGGVVLSLVLHLYRTSQPHSAVVGRVPGTEHFRNVQRHKVETDEHVAMLRIDESLYFANARYLEDTVMALAARSPSLKHIVLTCQAVNIIDASALESLEAINGRLKDAGATLHLAEVKGPVMDRLKGTDLYRELTGQVFFTTFEAWQALVHPDEALTPVA comes from the coding sequence ATGAGACTTGAGCGTTGGGTGCCATTAGTCGGCTGGCTACGTCGCTACCAGCAAGCGCAGTTCTCTCGGGATGCGCTGGCAGCGGTGATAGTAACGCTTATGCTAGTGCCTCAAGCGCTGGCCTATGCGTTGTTGGCAGGGCTGCCCCCGGAAATGGGGTTATACGCCAGCATGCTGCCGCTAGTGCTGTATGCCATTTTTGGTACCAGCGCGAGTTTAGCGGTGGGGCCAGTGGCCGTTGCTGCGCTAATGACAGCGTCTGCGTTAAGCGGTTTTGCGACACCTGGTAGCCCGGAATACATTGGGGCCGCGCTGGTGCTGGCGGCGCTTTCAGGGCTTATTTTGATTGCCATGGGCGTACTGCGGCTGGGTTTTTTAGTGAATTTTTTAAGCCATCCCGTTATTTCAGGGTTTATCACCGCCTCAGGTATTTTAATTGCCATTAGTCAGCTCAAGCATATTTTAGGGGTTGAGGCGTCCGGTCATAACGTAATTGAGTTATTAGCGGCGCTGTTCGGCCAGTGGCAGCAGGTGAACGTCATCACGTTAATGATTGGTTTAGGCGTGTGGGGCTATTTGCTGGTCTGTCGTAAACACCTACAGCAGTGGCTGATAGCGCTGGGGGCTTCTGTCAGCGTTTCCGGTATCGTCGTGAAAGCCGCGCCAATCTCAGCGGTAATGGTTACGACGCTGCTGGCCTGGGGCTTCAGCTTGGATCAACACGGCGTTGATGTGGTGGGCTTTGTGCCCAGCGGTTTGCCAGCTATTGCGCTGCCAAGCCTTGATCAATCGCTGTGGGTGGGGTTGTTGCCGGCGGCGCTGCTAATCAGTCTAGTTGGGTTTGTGGAGTCGGTTTCTGTGGCGCAAACCCTTGCGGCGAAACGCCGTCAGCGGATCGACCCTAACCAAGAATTGATTGCCCTGGGAATGGCGAACTTGGGCGCTGGCGTTAGCGGTGGTTCGCCGGTGTCGGGTGGGTTTTCCCGTTCGGTAGTTAATTTTGAAGCAGGAGCCGCAACGCCGCTGGCAGGTGCATTCACGGCCTTAGGGATTGTGCTGGCGACGCTGTTGTTAACAGACTTGTTGGCGTTTTTACCTACCGCGACGCTGGCGGCTACGATTATCGTGGCGGTAAGCACGTTGATTGATTTACCCGCGGTTAAGCGAACATGGCAGTACTCCCGCAGCGATGGCATGGCCATGGTGGCGACCTTGCTGTTAACGCTACTTCATAGCGTGGAAGTGGGCATTGTAGGTGGCGTGGTGCTCTCGCTGGTGCTGCACCTTTACCGAACCAGCCAGCCGCACAGTGCTGTTGTGGGCCGGGTCCCGGGCACTGAGCACTTTCGTAACGTGCAGCGGCATAAGGTTGAGACGGATGAGCATGTGGCGATGCTGCGAATTGATGAAAGCCTCTACTTCGCCAACGCTCGCTACCTGGAAGACACCGTGATGGCGCTGGCCGCCCGCTCCCCGTCGCTGAAACACATTGTGCTGACCTGCCAGGCCGTCAACATCATTGATGCTTCCGCATTAGAAAGCCTAGAAGCCATTAACGGACGGCTAAAAGATGCTGGCGCTACGCTGCACTTAGCCGAAGTGAAAGGCCCCGTTATGGACCGCCTAAAAGGGACCGACCTTTATCGCGAACTTACCGGGCAGGTGTTTTTTACCACCTTTGAAGCCTGGCAAGCATTGGTTCACCCCGACGAAGCGCTCACGCCAGTAGCGTGA
- a CDS encoding TIGR01244 family protein produces MQTQPLEKGVEITSSLTVEALEDVKAKGFKTVICNCKAGESDEFPDEAAYRQKAEAIGLHWVHIPVAPGDYRPADVEAFAQAMQQLPRPILAFCRSGKRATHLWAYAKRHTEQCDLAVLFSAAKAAGFDLEEHREGLENQPNE; encoded by the coding sequence ATGCAAACACAGCCGTTAGAAAAGGGTGTCGAGATTACGTCGTCACTCACCGTTGAAGCATTAGAGGACGTTAAAGCCAAAGGCTTCAAAACAGTTATCTGCAACTGCAAGGCTGGGGAAAGTGACGAGTTTCCAGATGAAGCGGCCTACCGCCAAAAAGCAGAAGCGATAGGCCTGCACTGGGTACATATTCCGGTAGCACCCGGTGACTATCGCCCCGCGGATGTAGAGGCATTTGCACAGGCCATGCAGCAGTTACCCCGACCTATTTTAGCGTTTTGCCGCTCTGGAAAGCGTGCAACGCATCTTTGGGCGTATGCCAAACGCCATACCGAACAGTGCGACCTAGCCGTGCTTTTCTCTGCTGCAAAAGCCGCAGGGTTTGATTTGGAAGAGCACCGCGAGGGGTTAGAAAATCAGCCTAATGAATAG